A window of Aquitalea denitrificans contains these coding sequences:
- a CDS encoding YbaK/EbsC family protein, translating to MSLQSVRDFFASRQLDIPIIELEVSTATVALAAQAHGVEPGRIAKTLSFRLNGGEVIILVTRGDARIDNRKFKEAFGKGKMLAVEEVVELTGHPVGGVCPFGLAQPLPVYMDASLRDFDEVLPAAGAIHSAVRISPALMAEITDARWVDVCQSSADSGSVSTLTAAAS from the coding sequence ATGAGCCTGCAATCCGTCCGCGATTTTTTTGCCAGCCGCCAACTGGACATCCCCATCATCGAACTGGAAGTCAGCACCGCCACCGTGGCGCTGGCCGCCCAAGCCCACGGCGTGGAGCCGGGGCGCATTGCCAAAACCCTGTCTTTTCGCCTGAATGGCGGCGAGGTGATCATTCTGGTCACCCGCGGCGATGCCCGCATCGACAACCGCAAGTTCAAGGAAGCCTTTGGCAAGGGCAAGATGCTGGCGGTGGAAGAAGTGGTGGAGCTGACCGGCCACCCGGTAGGCGGTGTCTGCCCGTTTGGCCTGGCGCAGCCGCTACCGGTCTATATGGATGCCTCGCTGCGCGACTTTGACGAGGTACTCCCGGCTGCCGGTGCCATTCACAGCGCAGTGCGCATCAGCCCGGCGCTGATGGCCGAGATTACCGATGCCCGCTGGGTGGATGTGTGCCAGTCCAGCGCCGATAGCGGCAGCGTCAGCACACTCACTGCCGCAGCCAGTTAA
- a CDS encoding methyl-accepting chemotaxis protein, producing the protein MFGFKRDKQDKPAYLRQLHQFSAMLDYVDNLIMLADTTPDNTIFYMNHTARDALAQHRNMMNQKFRSGVDVSNAFQHSIHQFHRDPERIRQILRDIAARRINHHEALIPVGSVTFKTKVFPIWDEQDSNKLLCFMASFQDISSELEAQRLRDANDQRRLFLEDRIDELSSNIQAMTTTIEMVAQRTSSASNSSEEMLKRARDGKGMIENNATAMRAVSKLVSSTADNLGSLGQQSETIGQIVSVIKDIADQTNLLALNAAIEAARAGEMGRGFAVVADEVRKLAERTTKATQEIGTMIRDIQQEVSSNISAMDKGREQVKTTERDFAAAEAAIAAIVEEINRVRDVVIEIANAAEEQAATAQDISDKLGEIARH; encoded by the coding sequence ATGTTCGGATTCAAGCGCGACAAACAGGACAAGCCTGCATACCTCAGGCAGCTACACCAGTTCAGCGCCATGCTGGATTACGTGGACAACCTGATCATGCTGGCGGACACCACGCCGGACAACACCATTTTCTACATGAACCACACCGCGCGCGATGCATTGGCACAGCATCGCAATATGATGAACCAGAAGTTTCGCTCCGGTGTGGATGTCAGCAATGCCTTTCAGCACAGCATCCACCAGTTTCACCGCGACCCGGAACGAATCCGCCAGATCCTGCGCGATATCGCAGCGCGGCGCATCAACCACCACGAGGCGCTGATTCCGGTTGGCAGCGTCACCTTCAAAACCAAGGTGTTTCCCATCTGGGACGAACAGGACAGCAACAAGCTGCTGTGCTTCATGGCCAGCTTTCAGGACATTTCCTCGGAACTGGAAGCACAACGCTTGCGCGATGCCAATGACCAGCGCCGGCTGTTTCTGGAAGATCGCATCGATGAGTTGTCCAGCAATATCCAGGCCATGACCACCACCATAGAAATGGTGGCCCAGCGCACCTCCTCCGCCTCCAACTCCTCGGAGGAAATGCTCAAGCGTGCACGCGATGGCAAGGGCATGATCGAAAACAATGCCACGGCCATGCGTGCGGTCAGCAAGCTGGTAAGCAGTACCGCAGATAATCTGGGTTCGCTGGGTCAGCAATCGGAAACCATCGGCCAGATTGTCAGCGTGATCAAGGACATCGCCGACCAAACCAATCTGCTGGCCTTGAATGCCGCCATCGAAGCCGCACGGGCCGGGGAGATGGGGCGCGGCTTTGCCGTGGTGGCGGACGAGGTACGCAAGCTGGCCGAGCGCACCACCAAGGCCACCCAGGAAATCGGCACCATGATTCGCGACATCCAGCAGGAGGTAAGCAGCAATATCAGCGCCATGGACAAAGGGCGCGAACAGGTAAAGACCACAGAACGTGACTTTGCCGCTGCCGAGGCGGCCATCGCCGCCATTGTTGAAGAAATCAACCGGGTGCGCGATGTGGTGATAGAAATCGCCAACGCGGCTGAAGAACAGGCAGCCACTGCGCAGGATATCAGCGACAAGCTGGGAGAAATCGCCCGTCACTGA
- a CDS encoding Lrp/AsnC ligand binding domain-containing protein — protein sequence MKVKHTHARELDKIDLKILKWLQKNGRIAMTELAEKVGLSTTPCTERVRRLERDGVIEGYYARLNPHAMGASLLVFVEIKLSAKSGNIFDAFRREIQNIPEILECHLVSGEYDYLIKARIPDMSMYRKLLGEILLQLPNANESRSYVVMEEVKETHMLALPE from the coding sequence ATGAAAGTGAAACATACCCACGCCCGTGAGCTGGACAAGATCGATCTTAAGATATTGAAATGGTTGCAGAAAAATGGCCGCATCGCCATGACGGAGCTGGCAGAAAAGGTGGGACTGTCCACCACGCCCTGCACCGAACGGGTAAGGCGGCTGGAGCGCGACGGCGTGATCGAAGGCTATTACGCCCGGCTCAACCCGCACGCCATGGGCGCGTCACTGCTGGTATTCGTGGAGATCAAGCTGTCGGCCAAGTCGGGCAATATCTTTGATGCCTTCCGCCGCGAAATCCAGAACATCCCGGAAATCCTGGAATGCCATCTGGTGTCCGGCGAATACGATTACCTGATCAAGGCCCGCATTCCGGACATGTCCATGTACCGCAAGCTGCTGGGGGAAATCCTGCTGCAGCTGCCCAATGCCAATGAGTCACGCAGCTATGTGGTGATGGAGGAAGTGAAGGAAACCCATATGCTGGCTCTGCCGGAATAG
- a CDS encoding D-amino acid dehydrogenase, with the protein MKVIVLGGGVVGVSTAWYLAKAGVEVTVLERQDGVALETSFGNAGQISPGYSAPWAAPGIPTKAIKWMFQRHAPLAIQPDGSVYQLQWIAKMLANCNEKSYALNKSRMMRLAEYSRDMIKDLRAETGLDYEGRQGGTLQLFRSQAQVEGMAKDIAVLKECGVDFNVLDPDGCARIEPALAKVKHKLTGGLQLPNDETGDCNLFTSRLAELAAAKGVKFRFGVNISAIETHNGRITGVRIGDEMLTADHYVVALGSYSRDLLQNLGIDIPVYPVKGYSLTVPITSPAMAPVSTILDETYKVAITRFNDRIRVGGMAELAGYNLDLNPRRRETLEMVVGDLYPDGGDIPAATFWTGLRPMTPDGTPIIGATRFANLSLNTGHGTLGWTMSAGSGKVLADQIVGVQPEISVDGLSIQRYAKQGETLVVPMHSRTANAGA; encoded by the coding sequence ATGAAGGTAATCGTACTGGGTGGCGGCGTGGTGGGTGTATCCACTGCATGGTATCTGGCCAAGGCTGGCGTTGAGGTGACTGTTCTGGAGCGTCAGGATGGCGTGGCACTGGAGACCAGTTTCGGCAATGCTGGCCAGATCTCCCCGGGCTATTCCGCACCGTGGGCGGCCCCGGGTATTCCCACCAAAGCCATCAAGTGGATGTTCCAGCGCCATGCGCCGCTGGCCATTCAGCCGGATGGCAGCGTTTACCAGTTGCAGTGGATTGCCAAGATGCTGGCCAACTGCAATGAAAAATCCTACGCCCTCAACAAGAGCCGCATGATGCGTCTGGCGGAATACAGCCGCGACATGATCAAGGACCTGCGTGCCGAAACCGGCCTGGATTACGAAGGCCGTCAGGGCGGTACTCTGCAGCTGTTCCGCTCGCAGGCACAAGTAGAAGGCATGGCCAAGGATATCGCCGTACTGAAAGAGTGCGGCGTGGACTTCAATGTGCTGGACCCGGATGGCTGTGCCCGCATCGAGCCGGCACTGGCCAAGGTCAAGCACAAGCTGACCGGCGGCCTGCAATTGCCGAACGACGAAACCGGCGACTGCAATCTGTTTACCAGCCGTCTGGCCGAACTGGCTGCCGCCAAGGGCGTGAAGTTCCGCTTTGGCGTCAATATCTCCGCCATCGAAACCCATAACGGCCGCATCACCGGCGTGCGCATCGGCGACGAAATGCTGACTGCCGACCACTACGTGGTGGCACTGGGCAGCTACTCGCGTGACCTGCTGCAAAACCTGGGCATTGATATTCCGGTATACCCGGTCAAGGGCTACTCGCTGACCGTGCCGATCACCAGCCCCGCCATGGCTCCGGTTTCCACCATTCTGGACGAAACCTACAAGGTGGCCATTACCCGCTTCAACGACCGCATCCGCGTGGGCGGCATGGCCGAGCTGGCCGGTTACAACCTGGACCTCAACCCGCGTCGTCGCGAAACGCTGGAAATGGTGGTGGGTGACCTGTACCCGGATGGCGGCGATATCCCGGCGGCTACTTTCTGGACCGGCTTGCGTCCGATGACCCCGGATGGCACGCCCATTATCGGTGCCACCCGCTTTGCCAACCTGTCGCTCAATACCGGTCACGGTACGCTGGGCTGGACCATGAGCGCCGGTTCCGGCAAGGTGCTGGCCGACCAGATTGTCGGCGTACAACCGGAAATCAGCGTGGACGGCCTGTCCATCCAGCGTTACGCCAAGCAGGGCGAAACCCTGGTGGTGCCGATGCACAGCCGTACCGCCAACGCCGGGGCCTGA
- the alr gene encoding alanine racemase: protein MRPLIASIRLENLRHNYLLARQLAGGPTLAVIKANAYGHGAVHCAAALADVADGFAVACLEEAIQLREGGVTLPIVLLEGVFEAAELADVEAHGLWFVVQSQQQLDMVLQANPAKPYTVWLKMDSGMHRAGFFPQDYAAAHCKLMASGKVGKIVKMSHFARADEPQLSATHAQLEVFDSVCRYLPGEESIANSAGILCHERSHRQWNRAGIMLYGASPLPAGFDQGAALKPVMRLTSRVFGVRELAAGEPVGYGASFVAERPTRVGLIACGYADGYPRLASTGSPVAIDGVRSRVIGRVSMDMMTVDLTDLPQAGIGSEVELWGDTVHINEVAAQAGTISYEVLCNVKRAHFRYR, encoded by the coding sequence ATGCGCCCGCTGATTGCCAGTATCCGGCTGGAAAACCTGCGTCATAACTATCTGTTGGCCAGGCAACTGGCCGGAGGCCCGACACTTGCCGTGATCAAGGCCAATGCCTACGGCCATGGTGCCGTGCATTGTGCCGCAGCGCTGGCCGATGTAGCCGACGGCTTTGCCGTGGCCTGTCTGGAAGAGGCCATCCAGCTACGCGAAGGCGGGGTGACCTTGCCCATCGTGCTGCTGGAAGGTGTGTTCGAAGCGGCTGAGCTGGCCGATGTCGAAGCGCATGGTTTGTGGTTTGTGGTGCAAAGCCAGCAACAGCTGGACATGGTGCTGCAGGCCAATCCAGCCAAGCCCTACACCGTATGGTTGAAGATGGATTCCGGCATGCATCGCGCCGGTTTCTTCCCGCAGGACTACGCCGCCGCGCATTGCAAGCTGATGGCCAGCGGCAAGGTGGGCAAGATCGTCAAGATGAGCCACTTTGCCCGCGCCGACGAACCGCAATTGTCTGCTACCCATGCCCAGCTGGAAGTCTTTGACAGCGTTTGTCGCTATCTGCCGGGCGAGGAGAGTATTGCCAACTCGGCGGGCATCCTGTGCCACGAACGCTCGCACCGTCAGTGGAACCGCGCCGGCATCATGCTGTACGGTGCCTCGCCGCTGCCAGCCGGTTTCGATCAGGGCGCTGCGCTCAAGCCGGTGATGCGACTGACATCGCGTGTGTTTGGCGTGCGTGAACTGGCCGCCGGCGAGCCGGTAGGCTACGGTGCCAGTTTCGTGGCCGAGCGTCCCACCCGCGTGGGCCTGATTGCCTGCGGTTATGCCGATGGTTATCCGCGTCTGGCTTCCACCGGCAGCCCGGTGGCGATTGATGGCGTGCGTTCGCGGGTGATTGGCCGCGTGTCGATGGACATGATGACGGTGGACCTGACCGACCTGCCGCAAGCCGGCATCGGCAGCGAAGTCGAGCTATGGGGCGACACCGTGCATATCAATGAAGTGGCGGCCCAGGCCGGCACTATCTCCTATGAAGTACTGTGCAATGTGAAACGCGCACATTTCCGGTACCGCTGA
- a CDS encoding response regulator transcription factor, producing the protein MSASSPQVHIVDDDEAFRDSLVFLLESHDYAISCHASAEALLESFQPRGAGCLIVDIRMPGMSGLELFDELSTRNNPWPVIFITGHGDVPMAVQAVKRGAHDFLEKPFNQQALLNTVDSALALSQQQQVSSAARDRVAECLASLTIREREVLDKVVEGKMNKVIADELGISIKTVEAHRGKMMDKMKVRSIADLVQAVMANR; encoded by the coding sequence ATGAGTGCCAGCTCTCCCCAGGTTCACATCGTCGATGACGACGAAGCATTCCGTGACTCGCTGGTTTTCCTGCTGGAAAGCCATGATTACGCCATCTCCTGCCACGCCAGCGCCGAGGCCCTGCTGGAAAGCTTCCAGCCGCGCGGGGCCGGCTGCCTGATTGTTGATATCCGCATGCCCGGCATGAGCGGGCTGGAACTGTTTGACGAACTGAGTACACGCAATAATCCCTGGCCGGTCATCTTTATCACCGGCCATGGCGATGTGCCGATGGCGGTGCAGGCAGTCAAGCGCGGCGCACACGACTTTCTGGAAAAACCGTTCAACCAGCAGGCCCTGCTCAATACCGTGGACAGTGCACTGGCACTGAGCCAGCAGCAGCAGGTCAGCAGCGCCGCCCGCGACCGCGTGGCCGAATGCCTGGCCTCGCTCACCATCCGCGAACGCGAAGTGCTGGACAAGGTGGTGGAAGGCAAGATGAACAAGGTGATTGCCGACGAGCTGGGCATCAGCATCAAGACGGTGGAAGCCCATCGCGGCAAGATGATGGACAAGATGAAGGTGCGCTCCATTGCCGACCTGGTACAGGCGGTGATGGCCAACCGCTAG